From the Fibrobacter sp. UWB11 genome, one window contains:
- a CDS encoding Rpn family recombination-promoting nuclease/putative transposase encodes MNKTQYAEMLKDISETYKNGGDVSACIAKYNKLYKYVYVYNDNIFKLLFGTPENESITVDFLNAVLKLDGGDCIEQVSFVNPALPSAFGKSITSDVVALDQRQDRIVLEVQHVEHESFNSRLVLYAAKHIIASRIKGDDYKLRNLNVISLQMFDGFPESRNYRHCIQLKNQDNELFYDKETITLVEIPKFLKRKYEQDNSRLALWLRVFDGLNNESLVDVPKGSQYALLQEKAKLSIFTEDFLVSEAMKMSDHNYELYVEKKNARAEGLAEGRVEGRVEGRDDERTAVALDMLADNEPIEKIVKYSHLPESKVLKLRDSRATYNSK; translated from the coding sequence ATGAATAAAACGCAATATGCTGAAATGCTCAAAGATATCAGCGAAACGTACAAGAATGGAGGCGATGTCTCCGCATGTATTGCCAAATACAATAAACTCTACAAATATGTATATGTTTATAATGACAATATCTTCAAATTACTTTTCGGAACACCTGAAAACGAGTCGATTACCGTGGATTTCCTCAATGCTGTGCTTAAGCTTGATGGCGGTGATTGCATTGAACAGGTCTCTTTTGTAAATCCCGCTCTTCCAAGTGCGTTTGGCAAGAGCATTACCTCGGATGTTGTAGCGCTCGACCAGCGTCAGGATCGTATTGTGCTCGAAGTTCAGCATGTCGAACATGAATCTTTTAATAGCCGTCTGGTTCTTTATGCTGCAAAGCATATAATTGCAAGTCGTATTAAGGGCGATGATTACAAACTTCGCAACTTGAATGTCATTAGCCTTCAGATGTTTGACGGATTCCCCGAGTCGCGCAATTACAGACACTGTATTCAACTTAAGAATCAGGATAATGAGCTGTTTTACGACAAGGAAACGATAACGCTTGTTGAAATTCCCAAATTTCTCAAACGCAAATACGAACAGGACAACAGTAGGCTTGCGTTGTGGCTTCGCGTGTTCGATGGGCTGAACAATGAAAGCCTTGTTGATGTTCCTAAGGGCTCGCAATATGCCCTATTGCAGGAAAAGGCTAAATTGAGTATCTTTACAGAGGACTTTCTTGTAAGCGAGGCTATGAAAATGAGCGACCACAATTATGAACTCTATGTTGAAAAGAAAAATGCCCGAGCCGAGGGCCTTGCAGAAGGGCGTGTAGAAGGCCGCGTTGAAGGTCGTGACGATGAACGTACTGCGGTGGCTCTTGACATGCTCGCCGACAATGAACCGATTGAAAAAATTGTCAAGTACTCGCACCTTCCCGAAAGTAAGGTTCTTAAACTTCGGGATTCTCGGGCGACCTACAACAGTAAGTAG
- the gltA gene encoding NADPH-dependent glutamate synthase — protein sequence MSEHLTREQLDAAAKVELEKINALPKPLKPKDKTAIPAQPMPQLEPSYRARVMEEVAQGYTEAQAIVEANRCLNCKKPFCVESCPVHIDIPAFIAKIAEGDFKAAIAKIKETSLLPAICGRVCPQERQCQMNCTMGKMHKDVNQAVAIGRLERFAADYERNNGGASVPAVKPATGKKVAVIGSGPAGLVVAADVRREGHDVTIFEAFHKLGGVVRYGIPEFRLPKKIVDKEIESLAAMGVKFETNFVIGRTRKLKDLIEKDGFDAVFVGTGAGLPLFMNIEGENLVGVFAANEYLTRANLMRAYDKENADTPMWPGKNVVVLGGGNVAMDAARMALRLGAEKVRIIYRRSMNELPARKEEVLHAQEEGVEFCVLQNPAKILGDEAGHVRGMLVDKYELGEPDEKGRPRPVKVEGASFEIECDTVLVAIGNGSNPLISNTTPELSVDKKGHILLEDATANKTFMEKVYAGGDIVLGAATVILAMGEGRRAAAGINEFLKK from the coding sequence ATGTCTGAACATTTGACTCGTGAACAGTTGGACGCCGCCGCCAAGGTGGAACTTGAAAAGATTAATGCCCTTCCGAAGCCCTTGAAGCCGAAGGACAAGACTGCTATCCCGGCTCAGCCGATGCCGCAGCTCGAACCGTCCTATCGCGCACGCGTGATGGAAGAAGTGGCTCAGGGTTATACCGAAGCTCAGGCTATCGTCGAAGCTAACCGCTGCCTTAACTGCAAGAAGCCGTTCTGCGTCGAAAGCTGCCCGGTACACATCGACATTCCGGCCTTCATCGCAAAGATTGCCGAAGGCGACTTCAAGGCCGCTATCGCCAAGATTAAGGAAACCAGCTTGCTCCCGGCTATCTGCGGTCGTGTTTGCCCGCAGGAACGTCAGTGCCAGATGAACTGCACGATGGGCAAGATGCACAAGGATGTGAACCAGGCTGTCGCAATCGGTCGCTTGGAACGCTTTGCTGCTGACTATGAACGCAACAACGGTGGTGCTTCCGTTCCGGCTGTTAAGCCTGCAACGGGCAAGAAGGTGGCTGTGATCGGTTCCGGTCCTGCCGGCTTGGTCGTCGCTGCTGACGTTCGCCGCGAAGGCCACGACGTGACCATCTTCGAAGCTTTCCACAAGCTCGGTGGCGTGGTCCGCTATGGTATTCCTGAATTCCGTCTTCCGAAGAAGATTGTGGACAAGGAAATTGAATCTCTCGCCGCTATGGGCGTGAAGTTTGAAACGAACTTTGTGATTGGCCGTACTCGCAAGCTCAAGGACCTCATCGAAAAGGATGGCTTTGACGCTGTGTTCGTTGGTACCGGTGCTGGTCTTCCGTTGTTCATGAACATCGAAGGTGAAAACCTCGTCGGTGTGTTCGCTGCTAACGAATACCTCACCCGTGCAAACCTCATGCGCGCCTACGACAAGGAAAATGCCGATACGCCGATGTGGCCGGGCAAGAACGTTGTCGTCCTCGGTGGTGGTAACGTCGCTATGGACGCTGCCCGTATGGCTCTCCGCCTCGGTGCAGAAAAGGTCCGTATCATTTACCGTCGTAGCATGAACGAACTTCCGGCCCGTAAGGAAGAAGTTCTCCACGCTCAGGAAGAAGGTGTCGAATTCTGCGTCTTGCAGAACCCGGCCAAGATTCTTGGCGATGAAGCCGGTCACGTCCGCGGCATGCTCGTCGACAAGTACGAACTCGGCGAACCCGACGAAAAGGGCCGTCCGCGTCCGGTCAAGGTCGAAGGCGCAAGCTTCGAAATCGAATGCGACACCGTGCTCGTTGCAATCGGTAACGGTTCCAACCCGCTTATCAGCAACACCACTCCGGAACTCTCCGTCGACAAGAAGGGTCACATCCTTCTCGAAGATGCAACCGCCAACAAGACCTTTATGGAAAAGGTCTATGCAGGTGGCGACATCGTGCTCGGCGCTGCAACCGTGATCCTCGCCATGGGCGAAGGTCGTCGTGCTGCTGCAGGCATCAATGAGTTCTTGAAGAAGTAA
- a CDS encoding sulfide/dihydroorotate dehydrogenase-like FAD/NAD-binding protein produces the protein MAKILFKKQLSPAVFQFRVHAPLIAQERKAGQFIILQTNKDNGERVPLTIADADTEEGSITLIFQTVGKTTTELSKFEVGDDIPVLVGPLGSPTHIDNFGHVVCVCGGVGIAPMHPIVQALKAAGNKVTIIMGARNESLFLMKEEMTALADNIIFMTDDGSYGRKGLVTEPLKELCEDTKGKPDMVIAIGPPIMMKFCALTTKPYGVKTVVSLNSIMVDGTGMCGGCRVTIGGKTKFVCVDGPEFDGHEVDWNNMLQRMGAFKPQEQESLHRFGANDGHKCNIDKMADAKAKESK, from the coding sequence ATGGCAAAAATTCTCTTTAAAAAGCAGTTATCTCCCGCGGTATTCCAATTCCGCGTCCACGCCCCGCTGATCGCGCAAGAACGTAAGGCAGGACAATTTATCATCCTCCAGACGAACAAGGACAATGGTGAACGCGTTCCGCTCACCATCGCCGATGCCGATACTGAAGAAGGTTCTATCACCCTCATTTTCCAGACGGTTGGCAAGACGACGACCGAACTCTCCAAGTTCGAAGTCGGTGACGATATCCCGGTCTTGGTTGGCCCGCTCGGTTCTCCGACCCATATCGACAACTTTGGTCACGTGGTCTGCGTTTGCGGTGGTGTCGGTATTGCCCCGATGCACCCGATCGTTCAGGCTCTCAAGGCTGCAGGCAACAAGGTGACTATCATCATGGGTGCTCGCAACGAAAGCCTCTTCCTCATGAAGGAAGAAATGACCGCTCTTGCTGACAACATCATTTTCATGACCGACGACGGTTCTTATGGCCGCAAGGGTCTCGTGACTGAACCGCTTAAGGAACTTTGCGAAGACACTAAGGGCAAGCCGGACATGGTCATCGCTATCGGTCCTCCGATTATGATGAAGTTCTGCGCTCTCACCACCAAGCCGTATGGTGTGAAGACTGTCGTTAGCCTCAACAGCATCATGGTCGACGGTACGGGCATGTGCGGTGGTTGCCGCGTCACTATCGGCGGCAAGACGAAGTTCGTCTGCGTCGATGGCCCGGAATTCGACGGCCACGAAGTCGACTGGAACAACATGCTCCAGCGTATGGGTGCATTCAAGCCCCAGGAACAGGAATCTCTGCACCGCTTCGGTGCAAACGATGGCCACAAGTGCAACATTGACAAGATGGCTGACGCAAAGGCCAAGGAGAGCAAGTAA
- a CDS encoding Rrf2 family transcriptional regulator, with product MRVSTKGRYAIRVIIDMAENGESEFHSLHNLAERQGLSEKYLEAILGTLVKNNVLEGARGKGGGYKLAKPAAELTVWEILNVIETSISPVECVADGKNGCDRADVCPTLPMWKDLAKIIKDYFTGITISQLVKQKPTKTK from the coding sequence ATGAGAGTATCAACGAAAGGTCGATACGCTATTCGCGTTATTATTGATATGGCAGAAAACGGAGAATCCGAATTCCACTCACTGCACAATCTGGCGGAACGTCAGGGACTTTCTGAAAAATATCTCGAAGCGATTCTTGGAACACTCGTGAAAAACAATGTGCTCGAAGGTGCCCGCGGCAAAGGCGGCGGCTACAAGCTCGCAAAGCCGGCTGCTGAGCTCACGGTCTGGGAAATCCTGAACGTCATCGAGACTTCCATTAGCCCGGTAGAATGTGTTGCTGACGGGAAAAACGGTTGCGACCGTGCAGACGTCTGCCCGACACTCCCGATGTGGAAGGACTTGGCGAAAATCATCAAGGATTACTTCACGGGAATTACCATCAGCCAGCTAG